A region of Saccharococcus thermophilus DNA encodes the following proteins:
- a CDS encoding YqgQ family protein, giving the protein MKTVYDVQQLLKRFGTIIYVGDRLADLELMEEELKELYQSQLIDVKDFQMALFILRHEAQIEREKRMKKE; this is encoded by the coding sequence ATGAAAACGGTTTATGATGTACAGCAACTTTTAAAACGGTTTGGGACGATCATCTATGTAGGAGACCGTCTAGCCGACTTAGAGTTGATGGAAGAAGAGTTAAAAGAGCTATACCAATCGCAGCTTATTGATGTAAAGGATTTTCAAATGGCACTTTTTATATTAAGACATGAGGCACAGATCGAAAGAGAAAAACGAATGAAAAAGGAATGA
- a CDS encoding spore germination protein: MEKSRNKRLVSRNMQDNIAYLQRRLGVGKSFDVIQLDVEYAGRAMSFFMIDGFVKDDILHYLMRRLSFLDKEELQIRPLEQLLKTYIPYVELSKTNDLEEAVNMVLAGPTALVVDGVDYIILIDARTYPVRGPQEPDNERVVRGARDGFVETLVFNTALIRRRVRDPSLRMEYLQVGRRSKTDICICYIEEIADPELVERVKQSIAKIDTDGLVMAEKTVEEFISGRYWNPYPVVRYTERPDTAAEHLYEGHVLVIVDGSPSVLITPATFWHHLQHAEEYRNKPIVGAYLRLVRFLAVWASIFLLPLWYLMMTEPQLLPSSLSFLAKAKLGDIPLFAQIMMIEIGLDMLRMAAIHTPSSLGTALGLVAALMIGGIAVEVGLFSNEVILYFSIAAIGTFATPSYELGLANRLVRIGLLVLSGVFDLYGYVVGIAVWVIGLARMNSFGVPYLWPFIPFSYRAMRDVLIRSPMPLKNRRPAVLHPRDPDR, from the coding sequence ATGGAAAAGAGCAGGAACAAACGGTTGGTTTCCCGCAACATGCAAGACAATATCGCCTATTTACAGCGGAGGCTTGGCGTCGGCAAGAGCTTTGACGTCATACAGCTTGATGTCGAGTACGCGGGAAGGGCAATGTCTTTTTTTATGATTGATGGATTTGTCAAAGATGATATTTTACATTATTTAATGAGAAGATTATCGTTTCTTGACAAAGAAGAATTGCAGATACGTCCGCTCGAACAACTATTAAAAACATATATTCCGTACGTAGAGTTAAGTAAAACCAATGATCTGGAAGAAGCGGTGAATATGGTTCTCGCCGGGCCGACCGCGCTGGTGGTCGACGGCGTCGATTATATTATTTTGATTGATGCCCGCACCTATCCGGTTCGCGGTCCACAAGAGCCGGATAATGAACGGGTCGTACGCGGGGCGCGCGATGGCTTTGTCGAAACGCTTGTATTCAATACGGCGCTGATTCGCCGCCGTGTCCGCGATCCATCTTTGCGCATGGAATATTTGCAAGTGGGGCGCCGCTCGAAGACCGATATTTGTATTTGCTATATTGAAGAAATCGCCGATCCGGAATTGGTCGAGCGCGTGAAACAATCCATTGCCAAAATCGATACCGATGGGCTCGTAATGGCGGAGAAAACGGTGGAAGAGTTTATTTCAGGGAGATATTGGAACCCATATCCAGTAGTTCGTTATACGGAACGTCCGGATACGGCGGCGGAGCATTTATATGAAGGCCATGTGCTCGTCATTGTCGACGGTTCGCCAAGTGTGTTAATTACGCCTGCGACGTTTTGGCATCATCTTCAGCATGCGGAGGAATACCGCAACAAGCCGATTGTTGGCGCCTATTTGCGGCTTGTGCGTTTTTTAGCGGTTTGGGCTTCTATTTTTCTATTACCGCTTTGGTATTTAATGATGACAGAACCGCAGCTGTTGCCGTCGTCTCTATCTTTTTTAGCAAAAGCAAAACTTGGAGATATTCCGTTATTTGCGCAAATTATGATGATTGAAATTGGCCTTGATATGCTGCGGATGGCCGCTATCCATACTCCTTCATCTTTAGGGACAGCGTTAGGGCTTGTCGCTGCGCTGATGATTGGCGGAATTGCGGTAGAAGTCGGTCTGTTTTCGAACGAAGTAATTTTATATTTTTCCATTGCGGCCATCGGAACCTTCGCGACACCAAGCTATGAATTGGGGCTTGCCAATCGCCTTGTTAGAATTGGGTTGTTAGTTTTGAGCGGAGTATTTGATTTATACGGCTATGTGGTTGGCATCGCGGTGTGGGTCATCGGCCTTGCGCGCATGAACTCGTTCGGCGTGCCGTATTTATGGCCGTTTATTCCATTTTCCTACCGAGCGATGCGCGATGTGCTCATCCGCTCTCCGATGCCGCTAAAAAACCGGCGCCCGGCCGTGCTGCATCCGCGCGATCCGGACCGGTAA
- a CDS encoding rhomboid family intramembrane serine protease produces MNGKMEWLFWQLVYFFIKQRYHIIQLSQRTNEIWLESFENRHAPIVRIVRDDIDWSQWLKRDMEYAWHVVRQMPKWKIGRAGQVVNIYVSTYPPVDDWEFLIQKPLPLSQRNGVFRTFLIHAGSIDRSLQQLTEAIKMPVALSPIRDDSDLFLEAERVRQRVFGEVREQQERERRLFEYGKPVFTYIFIVLQVAVFLLMEWSGGSTNPDVLIRYGAKFNPLIQAGEWWRFFTPIFLHIGFLHLLMNTLALYYLGTAVERLYGSWRFFCIYMIAGFFGTLGSFLFTSSLSAGASGAIFGLFGALLYFGTVYRHLFFQTIGMNIIGLVIINLLFGILVPGIDNAGHIGGLIGGYLAAGIVHLPNHVAWKRQARSLLVTAGIAAAGLLIGFH; encoded by the coding sequence TTGAACGGGAAAATGGAATGGTTGTTTTGGCAGCTTGTTTATTTTTTTATAAAGCAACGTTACCATATCATTCAATTGTCCCAGCGCACCAATGAAATTTGGCTGGAGTCATTCGAAAATCGGCACGCTCCGATTGTGCGGATCGTGCGCGATGATATCGATTGGAGCCAGTGGCTAAAACGGGACATGGAATATGCTTGGCATGTCGTCCGGCAAATGCCAAAGTGGAAAATAGGAAGGGCGGGCCAAGTCGTAAATATTTATGTTTCCACTTATCCCCCTGTCGATGATTGGGAATTTCTAATTCAAAAGCCGCTGCCGCTTTCGCAACGAAATGGCGTATTTCGGACGTTTTTGATTCATGCAGGGAGTATCGATCGTTCGTTGCAGCAGTTAACAGAGGCGATCAAAATGCCTGTTGCTCTTTCCCCGATCCGTGATGACAGCGATCTGTTTTTGGAAGCGGAACGAGTAAGACAGCGTGTTTTCGGAGAAGTAAGGGAGCAACAAGAAAGAGAAAGACGGCTATTTGAATACGGCAAGCCCGTGTTTACCTATATTTTTATCGTCTTGCAAGTGGCTGTGTTTCTGTTGATGGAGTGGAGCGGCGGCAGCACGAACCCGGATGTTTTGATTCGCTACGGTGCAAAATTTAATCCCCTTATTCAGGCGGGGGAATGGTGGCGCTTTTTTACGCCGATTTTTTTGCATATCGGCTTTTTGCATTTACTGATGAATACGCTTGCCCTCTATTATCTAGGTACAGCGGTGGAGCGTCTTTATGGCTCGTGGCGCTTTTTCTGCATCTATATGATTGCCGGATTTTTTGGGACGCTCGGCAGCTTTTTATTTACGTCGTCTCTTTCCGCAGGAGCATCTGGCGCCATTTTTGGTCTATTTGGAGCGCTTCTTTATTTTGGCACCGTATATCGGCACTTGTTTTTCCAAACGATTGGAATGAATATTATCGGTTTGGTTATTATTAATTTGCTCTTTGGCATCCTTGTGCCTGGAATTGATAACGCCGGGCATATTGGCGGGTTGATTGGCGGGTATCTTGCCGCTGGTATTGTTCACTTGCCAAACCATGTTGCTTGGAAACGGCAAGCGCGTTCTTTGTTAGTTACGGCAGGCATTGCCGCTGCGGGCTTATTGATCGGATTCCATTAA
- a CDS encoding HAD family hydrolase yields MKQWDVIWFDLDDTLIDYERTFRAAAYHCFISLFPNKDVSFSLWFRIFKWYCDRYWPDYASGRLTKKEYRRLRFLEAMHYFRIKANEKAADEFHAYFDETVGRFATALPGVISLLERLQSFAIPLGIITNGESVIQRAKIAYAGLRRFFPDDAVIISEEVGCEKPDAAIFRCAQRRLAAGKQPVYIGDSWELDVMGALHAGWQAIYFQQRQPVFAVLSPSVVTCHSVEQLASMLLRELYVMEKRGRRR; encoded by the coding sequence ATGAAACAGTGGGATGTTATTTGGTTTGATCTTGACGATACGCTTATTGATTATGAGCGGACATTCCGTGCTGCCGCTTACCATTGTTTTATATCGCTTTTTCCAAATAAAGATGTTTCTTTTTCGTTATGGTTTCGTATATTTAAATGGTACTGTGATCGCTACTGGCCGGATTATGCGAGCGGGCGCTTGACGAAGAAGGAGTACCGGCGGCTTCGCTTTCTTGAGGCGATGCACTATTTCCGTATAAAGGCAAACGAAAAAGCAGCAGATGAGTTTCACGCCTATTTTGACGAGACGGTCGGCCGTTTTGCGACAGCGCTGCCGGGAGTCATTTCTTTACTCGAACGACTGCAAAGCTTTGCTATTCCGCTTGGCATTATAACCAATGGGGAAAGTGTGATTCAGCGAGCGAAAATTGCTTATGCCGGGTTGCGGCGCTTTTTTCCTGACGATGCGGTGATTATTTCCGAGGAGGTTGGGTGTGAAAAACCCGATGCGGCGATTTTCCGTTGCGCCCAACGTCGACTGGCGGCTGGAAAACAGCCGGTATATATCGGGGATTCTTGGGAACTGGATGTCATGGGGGCGCTTCATGCGGGATGGCAGGCGATTTATTTCCAGCAGAGGCAACCTGTTTTCGCCGTTCTGTCACCATCTGTCGTTACCTGCCATAGTGTGGAGCAATTAGCTTCCATGTTGCTGAGGGAGCTTTATGTTATGGAGAAAAGGGGGAGGAGACGTTGA
- a CDS encoding DUF92 domain-containing protein has translation MNEWFYIVASAVVAIGGWFIRSLSLSGAIATIIVGTVVGMGFSWRGLILLGIFFVSSSAWSKIGKKKKQKLAEKVEKGGCRDYIQVFANGGVPALISLLSLLRSSPLFLSLFIISIAAANADTWASEIGSLSKQPPRLLTNFKKVEAGTSGAVTLLGTAAAFFGAALIGAAGALQWENIPVMTVAFFGWLGSLFDTWFGAVWQAVYRCPICGMQTERKEHCGQKTVHIKGYRFINNDVVNVLSIACSALVYVVLSIF, from the coding sequence CTGTTGTGGCGATCGGAGGGTGGTTTATTCGGTCGCTTTCCCTTTCCGGAGCAATTGCGACCATTATTGTCGGCACGGTCGTTGGAATGGGATTTTCATGGAGAGGATTAATACTGCTAGGAATCTTTTTCGTTAGTTCTAGCGCTTGGAGCAAAATCGGCAAAAAGAAAAAACAGAAGCTGGCAGAAAAAGTAGAAAAAGGAGGGTGCCGCGACTATATACAAGTGTTTGCCAATGGAGGAGTTCCCGCTTTGATCAGTTTGCTTTCGCTGTTGCGTTCATCGCCGCTGTTTCTTTCTTTGTTTATCATTTCCATCGCTGCTGCAAATGCGGATACGTGGGCGTCGGAAATCGGCAGTTTAAGCAAGCAGCCGCCAAGATTGTTGACAAATTTTAAAAAAGTAGAAGCGGGAACATCAGGAGCGGTGACGCTGCTTGGCACGGCCGCCGCTTTTTTCGGAGCCGCTCTGATTGGGGCTGCAGGCGCCCTCCAATGGGAAAATATCCCGGTTATGACGGTTGCGTTTTTCGGCTGGCTTGGCAGTTTGTTTGATACGTGGTTTGGCGCGGTTTGGCAGGCGGTTTACCGCTGCCCAATATGCGGGATGCAAACGGAACGTAAGGAACATTGTGGGCAGAAAACGGTGCATATCAAAGGATATCGTTTTATCAACAATGATGTGGTGAACGTTTTGTCTATTGCCTGTTCGGCGTTGGTTTACGTCGTTTTATCCATTTTTTGA